One candidate division KSB1 bacterium DNA segment encodes these proteins:
- a CDS encoding MBL fold metallo-hydrolase, whose amino-acid sequence MTIGPYTVSRIETGDFKLDGGAMFGVVPKPLWSRPCPADELNRIAMTARCLLLESSERKILIDCGIGDKDDAKFRDIYAIDFTRNTLEHSLAQRGIGADQITDVIYTHLHFDHAGGSTRREGTRVVPVFARARHFVQRRQWEQALARFDRDRASYLEANYVPVMEAGLLELLDGDVELFPGIHMLLSDGHTPALQTVKLSDGATTLWYPTDLLPLAAHIPLPYIMGYDLYPVTTLADKQKYLARAADENWILVFEHDPAHPATRVKRDEKGRIVQAETVSI is encoded by the coding sequence ATGACGATTGGCCCCTACACCGTCTCGCGGATTGAAACGGGCGATTTCAAGCTTGACGGCGGTGCGATGTTCGGCGTGGTGCCGAAGCCGCTGTGGAGCCGCCCCTGTCCGGCGGACGAGTTGAATCGGATCGCGATGACGGCGCGCTGTCTGCTGCTGGAGTCCAGCGAGCGCAAGATCCTGATTGACTGCGGTATCGGCGACAAGGACGATGCGAAGTTCCGCGACATTTACGCGATTGATTTCACGCGCAACACGCTCGAGCATTCGCTCGCGCAACGCGGAATCGGGGCCGATCAAATCACGGATGTGATCTATACGCATTTGCATTTCGATCACGCCGGCGGCTCGACCCGGCGCGAGGGCACTCGCGTAGTTCCGGTGTTCGCGCGGGCGCGGCATTTTGTGCAGCGGCGGCAGTGGGAACAGGCGCTGGCGCGGTTCGATCGCGATCGAGCGAGCTACCTGGAGGCCAACTACGTTCCGGTGATGGAGGCGGGCCTACTGGAATTGCTGGACGGCGACGTCGAGCTGTTTCCCGGCATTCACATGCTGCTCAGCGATGGCCACACGCCTGCGCTGCAAACGGTCAAGCTCAGCGATGGGGCGACGACGCTCTGGTACCCGACCGATCTGCTTCCGCTGGCGGCGCACATTCCGCTGCCGTACATCATGGGTTATGATCTGTACCCCGTAACGACCCTCGCGGACAAACAGAAGTATCTCGCGCGGGCCGCGGATGAGAATTGGATATTGGTGTTTGAGCACGATCCGGCGCATCCGGCCACGCGCGTGAAGCGCGATGAGAAGGGCCGCATCGTTCAGGCCGAAACCGTGAGTATCTGA
- a CDS encoding bifunctional homocysteine S-methyltransferase/methylenetetrahydrofolate reductase: protein MSNSRSREFLDRLQSEVIVADGATGTALYARGYSYASCFEELNESEPAVVEELHREYVQAGARLIETNTFGANWFRLGEHGFEKRVREINRAGAQLARRATGKSAFVAGSVGPLNRMLEPIGPLTLADARRAFTEQAQGLLEGGVDLFIVETISNLAEIREAMLAIRDLSDLPIIASMTFTEDGKTLVGDKPGEVLRELTALGANSVGANCSVGPQAMLDVIERMAAIATVPLSAQPNAGMPRVVGGRYIYLASPQYFAEYALKFVEAGVSLVGGCCGTTVEHIRAISAAVQDHKPGKPVAITVREVEDDGEIETARSRQTYSDFRANLGKKYLVSVEIDPPRSINPEPFIRSAQMLKANGADLINVADSPLARSRMSALAMAHLIRRDAGIDVLLHVSCRDRNAIALSSELLGAHTLGVHNILAVTGDPTSIGDYPFAKGVFELDSIGLSKLVSRMNTGLDLTGRKMEEPTGFLLGVGVNPTATDLPLEYDRFKQKLDAGAQFAFTQPLFDVRTLEEFLNAVAGFCRIPIFVGILPLRSSKHAEFIHNEIPDMFVPEEIRTAMQNSGADGARVGVELAQQYLLSSRHLVQGTYLMPPFNKFEMASEVIKVLDSRELT from the coding sequence TTGAGTAATTCCCGTTCACGCGAATTTCTGGACCGGCTGCAGAGTGAAGTGATCGTCGCGGATGGCGCGACGGGCACGGCGCTGTATGCGCGCGGCTATTCTTACGCGTCGTGCTTCGAGGAACTGAACGAATCGGAGCCGGCCGTGGTCGAGGAATTGCATCGCGAGTACGTTCAGGCCGGAGCGCGATTGATTGAGACCAATACGTTTGGAGCGAATTGGTTCCGGCTCGGCGAGCACGGGTTCGAGAAGCGCGTCCGCGAGATTAATCGAGCGGGCGCACAGCTTGCCCGTCGCGCGACGGGCAAGAGCGCCTTCGTGGCGGGATCGGTGGGACCGCTGAACCGGATGTTGGAGCCGATCGGACCGCTCACGCTTGCCGATGCGCGGCGCGCCTTCACGGAGCAAGCACAGGGCTTGCTCGAAGGCGGCGTTGACTTGTTCATTGTCGAGACGATTTCCAACCTCGCCGAGATTCGCGAGGCGATGCTGGCGATCCGCGATCTGAGTGATCTGCCGATCATCGCCTCGATGACCTTTACGGAAGATGGCAAGACGCTTGTGGGCGACAAGCCGGGCGAGGTGCTGCGTGAATTAACCGCACTGGGCGCGAATTCCGTGGGCGCGAATTGCTCGGTCGGTCCGCAGGCGATGCTCGATGTAATCGAGCGCATGGCGGCGATTGCGACGGTGCCGCTGTCCGCTCAGCCGAATGCCGGGATGCCGCGCGTGGTGGGGGGCCGCTACATCTATCTCGCGTCGCCACAGTACTTCGCCGAGTACGCGTTGAAGTTCGTCGAGGCGGGCGTGTCGCTGGTGGGCGGTTGCTGCGGGACGACGGTCGAGCACATTCGCGCGATCTCCGCCGCCGTGCAGGATCACAAGCCGGGCAAGCCGGTGGCGATTACCGTTCGGGAAGTTGAGGACGACGGCGAAATCGAGACCGCGCGCAGCCGCCAGACTTACAGCGATTTTCGCGCGAATTTGGGCAAGAAATATCTCGTGTCGGTCGAGATCGATCCGCCGCGCAGCATCAATCCGGAGCCGTTTATTCGCAGCGCGCAGATGCTGAAAGCGAACGGCGCGGACTTGATCAATGTCGCGGATTCGCCCTTGGCGCGCTCGCGCATGAGCGCGCTGGCGATGGCGCACCTGATTCGCCGCGACGCGGGCATCGACGTGCTGCTGCATGTTTCCTGTCGCGACCGGAACGCGATCGCGTTGTCGTCGGAACTGCTCGGGGCCCACACGCTGGGCGTACACAACATTCTGGCGGTGACGGGCGATCCGACGAGTATCGGCGATTATCCCTTTGCCAAGGGCGTGTTCGAGTTGGATTCGATTGGACTTTCCAAGCTCGTCTCGCGCATGAACACGGGGCTTGATTTGACCGGGCGCAAGATGGAAGAGCCGACCGGTTTCCTGCTGGGCGTGGGCGTGAACCCGACGGCGACGGACCTGCCATTGGAGTACGACCGGTTCAAGCAGAAGCTTGATGCGGGGGCGCAGTTCGCGTTCACGCAGCCGCTGTTCGACGTTCGCACGCTTGAGGAATTCCTGAACGCGGTCGCGGGCTTCTGCCGGATTCCCATCTTCGTGGGTATCCTCCCGTTACGCTCGTCGAAGCATGCGGAGTTCATTCACAACGAAATCCCCGACATGTTTGTGCCGGAAGAGATCCGCACGGCGATGCAGAATTCCGGCGCGGACGGCGCGCGCGTCGGCGTCGAGCTTGCGCAGCAGTACCTGCTCTCCTCCCGCCACCTTGTGCAGGGCACTTACTTGATGCCCCCGTTCAATAAGTTCGAGATGGCCTCCGAGGTGATCAAGGTTCTGGATTCGCGGGAACTGACGTAA